The following DNA comes from bacterium.
CCGGACGCCCAGAACGATATCCTCGCCAAGCTGCAGGAGCGTCTGACCAAGCTGCTCGACGACGCCGTGGAGCCCCAGCGCCTGGTGCAGGAGGCGGCGCTCATCACCGACCGCGGCAACATCAACGAGGAATGCGAACGCCTGGCCAGCCATCTCGACCAGTTCGCCGGCGCGCTGGACGGCGGCGGCCAGGTGGCCAAGCGGCTCAACTTCCTGCTGCAGGAGATGCACCGCGAAGTGAACACCATGGGTTCGAAGACCCAGAATATGGAGATCACCAACGCCGTGATCGCCATGAAGGAGGAGATCGAGTCCATGCGCGAACAGGTCCAGAACCTGGAGTAGGCGATGCTCGTGCTGATTTCCGGCCCCAGCGGCGCCGGCAAGACCACCTTCGTCAAGTCCCTGCTCGCGAGCGATCCGCGCGTGAAGTTCTCCGTGTCCACCACCACGCGTCCGATCCGCCGCGGCGAGACCGAGGGCGTCGACTATCATTTCGTCGACGACGGCAGGTTCGACGCGCTGCTCGCCGCCGACCTCTTCATCGAGTGGGCGGACGTGCACGACCATCGGTACGGCACCCGCCGGGACCACGTGCAGGGGATCATCGACGAGGGGTCGGTCCCGCTGCTGGACCTGGACGTCCAGGGCGGCAAGCAGGTCATCGACATCTACGGCGACGATCTGGTCTCGGTCTTCGTCTTCCCGCCGTCGTGGGAGGTGCTGGAAAGGCGCCTGCGCGACCGCGGCACCGACGGCGAGCAGGTCATCCAGACCCGCCTCGACAACGCCCGCTGGGAAGTGGGCTACGCCGGGTACTACCGCTACTGGATCGTCAACGACGATCTGGACGGGGCCCTGCGCCGCATGCGGGCCATCATCACGGCGGAGAAGTGCCGGCGGGAACGGTTCGCGTCGTCGCCGCTCGCCTAAGCATCCGGCCGGGTACAACGTCTTGAAAACGGGTCGGTTGGAGAATCAACTTGTCGGAATCGATCTCTTGTCATAAGCTATAGGGTCCGGTCGACCGCCGGCGAGGCATGGATGTGCCCGGCGGTTCCCGAAATGTCCGGTGTCCAGGATCCAAACAAAGGTGACCCGATGACCTACGTCCGCCGCAGAGATGTGACCGACAAGATCACCAACAAGTTCGAGGCCATCAAGGTCATGGCCCTCGAGAGCCGTCGCCTGAATGACCGCGCCCGCAGCGTGGGCATCGTGCTGCCGGGCAAGCTGACGTCGATCGCGATCCAGCGCCTGATCAACGGCAAGGTGGAATATTACGACCAGCGCGAGCGCGCCGCCAAACTCCTGGAGGAACAGGGAGAGGAGTAGATCATGTCGCAGGCCAACGTCCTGCTGCTGGTCACCGGAGGCATCGCCGCCTACAAGTCCTGTCACCTGACCCGCCTGCTCGCCCGGGCGGGTTTTTCCGTGCGTGTGGCCATGACGGCCTCGGCGCAGCGTTTCGTGGGGCACGTGACGTTGCGCGCCCTCTCCGGGCATCCGGTGGCCATCGATCTGTGGGGCGAGGGCGAGACCGATCTCCTCGACCACGTGAACCTGGCCCGCTGGGCCGACGTCGCCGTCGTCGCGCCGGCCACAGCCAACCTGCTGGGCAAGGCGGCGGGCGGTATCGCCGACGACATGGTCACGACCCTCCTGCTGGCCTGCGAGGGCGAGCTGGTGCTGGCCCCGGCCATGAACGACGGCATGTGGCGCCATCCCGCCGTGCAGGCAAATCTGGAATTGCTGCGCGAGCGCGGCGCCCATGTGGTGGAGCCCGGTAAGGGTTGGCTGGCCTGCGGCGTCGAGGCCGACGGACGCATGGCCGAGCCGGAGGATATCCTCGACCGCGTCGTCGCCGTGGCCGGCGACCGCCCCGCCCGTCCGTCGGCTCCGGGGGACCCCGCCCGGCCCCTGGCCGGACGCCGCCTGCTGGTGACCGCCGGGCCGACCCGCGAGTCCCTGGACGCCATCCGCTACGTCAGCAACCGGTCCACCGGCGCCATGGGCGTGGCGCTGGCGCGGCAGGCCGCCGGACTGGGCGCCGAGGTGACGCTGATCCACGGCCCGCTGTCGGTGCCCGTCCCCGCCGCGCTGGGACGACGGGTCGCGGTGGAGACCGCCGCCGAGATGGCGGCCGCCGTCGGTGAGCACCTGCCCGGCGCCGATTTGCTGCTCATGAGCGCTGCCGTGGCCGACTTCGCGCCCGCGAGCGTCAGCGACGGCAAGCTCAAGAAGGAATCACTGGGCACCTCCTGGAACGTGCCCATGATGCGCACCGTCGACATCCTGGCCGAGGTCGTCGATCGCGCGGCACATCCCGGCCTGACGGTCGTCGGCTTCGCCCTGGAGACCAAGGACCTGGTCGAACGCGCCCTGGAGAAACTGCGGGCCAAGGACATGGATTTCATCGTGGCCAACGACCCGACAGCCGCGGGCACCTTCGGCGACGGCGTGCACGAGGTCCTGCTGATCGGCCCCGACGGCGTGCTGTGGGAGAGCGGCCGGATGGACAAGCGCGCCCTCGCCCGCGATCTCCTGCTGCAGCTCGCGCCGCGCCTGCGCCCGGTCGGGGGAGAGGCATGAGCGAGGACAGCCTGGACCGTCTCGCGCGCGATCTGCGCACCTATCTGAAGCAGCGACAGGAAACCGGCGTCGAGTGGTACCTGGACGAGGGACCGCCGGACGGCGCGGCACCCGTCGCCGGCGAAGCCGCGACGCCGTCTCGGGAGCCCGCCGCCGCGCCGGCCGCACCCCGACAGCCGCAGCCGACGGAGTTTGAGACGGTCTGCGAACGTTTCGTCCAGGACACCCTCGAGCAGATCCGGCAATACCGGCGGCAGCCCACGCAGCCGCAGGAGCAGGACATGTTCGCCGCGCCAGAAGATGCCCCGGCGGCGTCGACGCCCGAGCAGAAGGCCGGGGCGCTCGAGGCGCTGGCCGCCGCGGTTGCTGCCTGCGAGGCCTGCAAGCTGCACCCGACCCGCACCAACACGGTCTTCGGCGTGGGCAATCCAGACGCGCAGCTGGTGTTCGTGGGCGAGGCGCCGGGCCGCCACGAGGACGAGCAGGGCGAGCCCTTCGTGGGCCGCGCCGGCAAGCTGTTGACCGACATCCTGAACGCCATCGGTTTCGAGCGCGAGGACGTCTACATCTGCAACATCCTCAAATGCCGCCCGCCGCAGAACCGCGATCCCGAGCTGGACGAGGTCCGCGCCTGCGAGCCGAACCTGAAGCAGCAGCTGGAGATCCTGCAGCCCAAGGTCATCTGCTGCCTGGGGCGTCACGCGGCGATGACCCTGCTGGATACCCGCGCCAGCCTGCGCAACCTGCGCGAGGCAGTGCACTTCTACGAGGGCATCCCCGTCGTGGCCACCTACCATCCCGCCGCCTTGCTGCGCAACCCCCACTGGAAGCGCGACACCTGGGATGACGTGCGCAAGCTGCGCGCCCTGCACGACGCCCTCTGCACCGACGGCAGCCGCGCGACCGGAACCCGCGCCGAAGACGCGACATGAGCGGACAGGCCGTGCTGACCTGCCGCGGCCTGGAGATCGCCCCCGGCGGCCGCACCCTGCTTTCCGGCCTCGACATAAACCTGCGTCCCGGCGAGCTGGTGGGCCTGCGCGGCCCCTCGGGCAGCGGCAAGACCTCGCTGCTGCGGGTGGTCTGCGGTCTGGATGATCCCGCCGCCGGCGAGATCGCCCTGCGCGGCACGACGCCCGGCGTGATGGGCTGGCCCCGCTTCCGCCGCCTAGTCTCGCTGGTGGCCCAGGAGCCCCTGCTGCCGGCGGGCACGATCGGCGCGGCCCTGGCTCGTCCCTTCGGTTTTCGCGCCTGCCGCGACGCGGTCTTCGATCCCGCCCGGGCGCGGGCGGCGCTGGCCGAAGTCTTCGTCGATCCGCCCGGACTCGATCGCGACGCCGGCGTGCTCTCGGTGGGGGAGCGCCAGCGGATAGCCCTGGCCCGCGCCCTGCTGCTGGATGCGCAGGTGCTGCTGCTGGACGAACCGACCAGCGCCCTCGATCCGGCGGCCGCGTCGCGCGTCGAGGACGCGGTGAGACGCCGCGCCGCCGCCGCCGGACAGGCGGCCCTGATCGTCTCCCACGATCCGGCCCAGACCGAGCGCTGGTGCGACCGGGTAGTCGATCTCGCGGCCCACGCGGGAGGCCGTCCATGACCGAGACGGCGCCCGTGCTCTCCTGGCTGGATCTGGTCGCCGCGGGCGGATTGCTGCTGCTGGCCGGCGCGGTGAGCCTGGTCCTGCGCCTGGGCCTGGAGAAGCGCCTGCTGGTCGCGGCCCTGCGCACCGTGGTGCAGCTGCTCGCCGTGGGCTACGTGCTGCGCTTCGTCTTCACCGGCGAGAAGGCGCTGGTGGTGGCGGCCATGGCCGCGGTGATGGTGACCGCCGCCGGGCACGCCGCAGTCCAGCGCGCGGGACGCACCTTCGCCGGCGTGCACGCGATGGCCTTCGTGGCGCTGGTGGCCAGCGCCGGCGCGACCATCTGGCTGGTCACCAACGTGGTGATCTGCGCCGAGCCCTGGTGGCGGCCGCGCCTGATGATCCCGCTGCTGGGCATGATCCTGGGCAACGGGCTGACCGGCATCTCCCTCTGCCTCGATACCCTGCTGGAACGCCTGGACGAGCGCCGCGCCGCCGTCGAGGCCGATCTGGCCTGCGGCGCCACCCGCTGGGAGGCCGCGCGCGAACCGCTGCGCGACGCCGTGCGCAAGGGCATGATCCCCATCGTCAACGCCATGACCGTGGCGGGACTGGTCTCGCTGCCCGGCATGATGACCGGCCAGATCCTCGCCGGCGCCGAACCCCTGCAGGCGGTGCGCTACCAGATCGTGGTGATGTTCATGATCGCCGCGGCCACGTCTCTGGGCGCAATCATGGTGGCGCTGCTGGTCTACCGGCGGCTGTTCAACGAGCGGCACCAGCTGCGGCGGGAAATCGTGCGCCGACGCTAACCGGTCTTCCGTACCGTCACCATCGCGAACTCGAACCGCTCGTCGCAACCGGTGATGGGCGGCTCGAACACCGCCCCCGTCAGCCCCGCGTCCGCCAGCGCCGCGACCAGCTCCTCGTCGCGCCAGGCCTGGTGGCACTGGGCGAAGCGCTCCACCTCGCCGGTTCGCGCGTCGATGATCCAGTAGACGGTGATCTCGGCCTGGGCGTCCTCGTCCCAGTGGTGCCGCTGCAGCCAGAAGTGGGGGCCGTCGCAGAGCGGCGACGATTCGTGGAGCTGCCATTCGTTGACGTCTTCGCGGTCGAAGGAATCGTAGGGTTGCACCTCCAGGGCGAACAGGCCGCCGGGCCTGAGCACCGAGGACAGACGCT
Coding sequences within:
- the fetB gene encoding iron export ABC transporter permease subunit FetB, whose product is MTETAPVLSWLDLVAAGGLLLLAGAVSLVLRLGLEKRLLVAALRTVVQLLAVGYVLRFVFTGEKALVVAAMAAVMVTAAGHAAVQRAGRTFAGVHAMAFVALVASAGATIWLVTNVVICAEPWWRPRLMIPLLGMILGNGLTGISLCLDTLLERLDERRAAVEADLACGATRWEAAREPLRDAVRKGMIPIVNAMTVAGLVSLPGMMTGQILAGAEPLQAVRYQIVVMFMIAAATSLGAIMVALLVYRRLFNERHQLRREIVRRR
- a CDS encoding ATP-binding cassette domain-containing protein, which encodes MSGQAVLTCRGLEIAPGGRTLLSGLDINLRPGELVGLRGPSGSGKTSLLRVVCGLDDPAAGEIALRGTTPGVMGWPRFRRLVSLVAQEPLLPAGTIGAALARPFGFRACRDAVFDPARARAALAEVFVDPPGLDRDAGVLSVGERQRIALARALLLDAQVLLLDEPTSALDPAAASRVEDAVRRRAAAAGQAALIVSHDPAQTERWCDRVVDLAAHAGGRP
- the coaBC gene encoding bifunctional phosphopantothenoylcysteine decarboxylase/phosphopantothenate--cysteine ligase CoaBC, with product MSQANVLLLVTGGIAAYKSCHLTRLLARAGFSVRVAMTASAQRFVGHVTLRALSGHPVAIDLWGEGETDLLDHVNLARWADVAVVAPATANLLGKAAGGIADDMVTTLLLACEGELVLAPAMNDGMWRHPAVQANLELLRERGAHVVEPGKGWLACGVEADGRMAEPEDILDRVVAVAGDRPARPSAPGDPARPLAGRRLLVTAGPTRESLDAIRYVSNRSTGAMGVALARQAAGLGAEVTLIHGPLSVPVPAALGRRVAVETAAEMAAAVGEHLPGADLLLMSAAVADFAPASVSDGKLKKESLGTSWNVPMMRTVDILAEVVDRAAHPGLTVVGFALETKDLVERALEKLRAKDMDFIVANDPTAAGTFGDGVHEVLLIGPDGVLWESGRMDKRALARDLLLQLAPRLRPVGGEA
- a CDS encoding uracil-DNA glycosylase; translated protein: MFAAPEDAPAASTPEQKAGALEALAAAVAACEACKLHPTRTNTVFGVGNPDAQLVFVGEAPGRHEDEQGEPFVGRAGKLLTDILNAIGFEREDVYICNILKCRPPQNRDPELDEVRACEPNLKQQLEILQPKVICCLGRHAAMTLLDTRASLRNLREAVHFYEGIPVVATYHPAALLRNPHWKRDTWDDVRKLRALHDALCTDGSRATGTRAEDAT
- the gmk gene encoding guanylate kinase; this encodes MLVLISGPSGAGKTTFVKSLLASDPRVKFSVSTTTRPIRRGETEGVDYHFVDDGRFDALLAADLFIEWADVHDHRYGTRRDHVQGIIDEGSVPLLDLDVQGGKQVIDIYGDDLVSVFVFPPSWEVLERRLRDRGTDGEQVIQTRLDNARWEVGYAGYYRYWIVNDDLDGALRRMRAIITAEKCRRERFASSPLA